A window of the Bradyrhizobium diazoefficiens genome harbors these coding sequences:
- a CDS encoding NAD(+) synthase, which translates to MSFHSIYAHGFARVAACVTTSHVADPAANARAVVAAAKNCDAQSVAVAVFPELCLSGYAIEDLVKQDPLLDAVERGLASIVEASTALMTVLIVGAPLRFGNRIYNCAVVIHRGGILGVVPKSYLPTYREFYEGRHFASGAGIARETIGFGGAHAPFGTDLLFAAEDVPGLTIGVEICEDMWIPVTPASELALAGASVLINLSGSPITIGRARSRALLCQSTSARCLAAYVYSAAGAGESTTDLAWDGQTAIYENGVLLAEGERFRQDGQITLADVDLDLLRQERVLMGTFDDNRRQREGSFRKVTFALKPPAADIGFLRKVERFPFVPSDESLLEQDCYEAYNIQVAGLVQRMRATGTKRVVIGVSGGLDSTHALIVAAKAVDLLGLPRENILAYTMPGFATGSESKTNALALMQALQTTSQELDIRTTATQMLKDIGHPFGKGEKVYDVTFENVQAGLRTDYLFRLANQHGGIVIGTGDLSELALGWCTYGVGDQMAHYNVNAGVPKTLIQHLIRWVISSKQFSGDVNGTLASILSAEISPELVPVKPGEKPQSTEASIGPYELQDFNLFYTLRFGLRPSKIAFMAFQAWKDVGTGEWPPAFPADKRRAYDLKEIRGWLEVFLRRFFAFSQFKRSAMPNGPKVSAGGSLSPRGDWRAPSDSSAAAWLEDLERNVPK; encoded by the coding sequence ATGAGCTTCCACTCGATCTACGCCCACGGGTTTGCGCGCGTTGCGGCTTGCGTCACCACCTCCCATGTGGCCGATCCCGCGGCCAATGCGAGGGCGGTTGTCGCGGCGGCGAAAAATTGCGACGCGCAATCGGTCGCGGTGGCCGTGTTTCCCGAGCTGTGTCTGTCTGGCTATGCGATCGAGGATCTCGTCAAGCAGGATCCGCTGCTCGACGCGGTCGAGCGCGGGCTCGCCTCGATCGTCGAGGCCTCCACGGCGCTGATGACCGTGCTGATCGTCGGCGCGCCGTTGCGATTTGGCAATCGCATCTACAATTGCGCCGTCGTCATTCACCGCGGCGGCATTTTAGGCGTCGTGCCCAAGAGCTATTTGCCGACCTATCGCGAATTCTACGAGGGCCGGCATTTCGCCTCTGGCGCCGGTATCGCCAGAGAGACGATCGGGTTCGGTGGGGCGCATGCACCCTTCGGGACTGACCTGCTGTTTGCGGCCGAGGACGTCCCCGGCCTCACCATCGGCGTCGAGATCTGTGAGGACATGTGGATCCCGGTGACGCCGGCGTCCGAACTGGCGCTCGCCGGCGCGAGTGTGCTGATCAATCTGTCGGGCAGCCCGATCACGATCGGCCGGGCGCGCTCGCGCGCGCTGTTGTGCCAGTCGACTTCGGCCCGCTGCCTTGCGGCCTACGTCTATTCCGCGGCGGGGGCAGGGGAATCCACCACCGATCTCGCCTGGGATGGCCAAACTGCGATCTATGAGAACGGGGTGCTGCTGGCCGAAGGCGAGCGGTTCCGGCAGGACGGCCAGATCACGCTCGCCGATGTCGACCTCGACCTGCTCAGGCAGGAGCGCGTGTTGATGGGCACGTTCGACGACAACCGCCGGCAGCGCGAAGGCAGCTTCCGCAAGGTGACATTCGCCCTGAAGCCGCCGGCTGCCGACATCGGCTTCCTGCGCAAGGTCGAGCGCTTCCCATTCGTGCCGAGCGATGAAAGCCTGCTCGAGCAGGATTGCTACGAGGCCTACAACATCCAGGTCGCAGGCCTCGTGCAGCGCATGCGCGCGACCGGCACCAAGCGTGTCGTGATCGGCGTCTCCGGCGGTCTCGATTCCACCCATGCGCTGATCGTCGCCGCCAAGGCCGTCGACCTGCTCGGCCTGCCGCGCGAAAACATCCTCGCCTACACCATGCCGGGCTTTGCCACCGGCAGCGAGAGCAAGACCAATGCGCTGGCGCTGATGCAGGCGTTGCAGACCACTTCTCAGGAGCTCGACATCCGCACCACGGCCACGCAGATGCTGAAGGACATCGGCCATCCCTTCGGCAAGGGCGAGAAGGTCTACGATGTCACCTTCGAGAACGTGCAGGCGGGCTTGCGCACGGATTACCTGTTCCGCCTCGCCAACCAGCATGGCGGCATCGTCATCGGCACCGGCGACCTCTCCGAGCTCGCGCTCGGCTGGTGCACGTACGGCGTCGGCGACCAGATGGCGCACTATAATGTCAACGCCGGCGTGCCAAAGACGCTGATCCAGCATCTGATCCGCTGGGTGATCTCCTCGAAGCAGTTCAGCGGCGATGTGAACGGGACGCTGGCCTCGATCCTGTCGGCCGAAATCTCGCCGGAGCTGGTTCCGGTGAAGCCGGGCGAGAAGCCGCAGAGCACGGAAGCCTCGATCGGGCCCTACGAACTGCAGGATTTCAACCTGTTCTACACGCTGCGCTTCGGCCTGCGGCCGTCCAAGATCGCCTTCATGGCGTTTCAGGCCTGGAAGGACGTCGGGACGGGCGAATGGCCGCCGGCATTCCCAGCCGACAAGCGCAGGGCGTATGATCTCAAGGAGATCCGTGGCTGGCTTGAGGTGTTTTTGCGCCGCTTCTTCGCCTTCAGCCAGTTCAAGCGCTCCGCGATGCCGAACGGACCGAAGGTCTCGGCCGGCGGCTCGCTGTCGCCGCGCGGCGACTGGCGTGCGCCCTCGGATTCGAGCGCTGCGGCCTGGCTGGAAGATCTCGAGCGGAACGTGCCGAAGTAA
- a CDS encoding Spy/CpxP family protein refolding chaperone: protein MITPAPPARLGLRRWLALGSVLTVLIGAAAVANAQGLVKGVQDGAAAGNKAAGPVGGVLGGAIGGVVGVFTGVLGVNNNNGQAPAAKDANKDANKDASKDASKDSKQPGAGKDKDAKTAKDAKGAKASKEAKNAPPDTKDKDVAVLTQNGTPQLTADQIVANSDSYIERIKTELNLTPDQEKHWFGFSSAMHYLGHNGAERLNLRIARAKRDPPDDIVEQMRNESQFLIDRAADQRNVADAAEPLFSSLDDKQKEVFIQEMVRLSHERGLD from the coding sequence ATGATCACCCCGGCGCCGCCTGCGCGGCTTGGCCTGCGACGCTGGCTCGCGCTCGGCTCCGTGCTGACAGTGCTGATTGGCGCAGCCGCGGTTGCGAATGCTCAAGGTTTGGTCAAGGGCGTTCAGGATGGGGCCGCGGCCGGCAACAAGGCGGCAGGCCCTGTCGGTGGCGTTCTGGGCGGCGCCATCGGCGGCGTGGTTGGCGTCTTCACCGGTGTGCTCGGCGTCAACAACAATAATGGCCAGGCGCCGGCCGCCAAGGATGCAAATAAGGATGCAAACAAGGATGCATCCAAGGATGCCAGCAAGGACTCCAAGCAGCCCGGCGCCGGCAAGGACAAGGATGCCAAGACGGCGAAGGACGCCAAGGGTGCCAAAGCCAGCAAGGAAGCCAAGAACGCTCCGCCGGACACCAAGGATAAGGATGTCGCGGTCCTGACCCAGAACGGCACGCCGCAGCTGACCGCCGACCAGATCGTCGCCAACAGCGATTCCTATATCGAGCGCATCAAGACCGAGCTGAACTTGACGCCCGATCAGGAGAAGCACTGGTTCGGCTTCTCCAGCGCCATGCATTATCTCGGGCATAATGGCGCGGAGCGGCTGAACCTGCGCATTGCGCGGGCCAAGCGCGATCCGCCTGACGACATTGTCGAGCAAATGCGCAACGAGTCGCAGTTCCTGATCGACCGGGCCGCCGACCAGCGCAATGTCGCCGATGCCGCCGAACCGTTGTTCTCGAGCCTCGATGACAAGCAGAAGGAGGTGTTCATCCAGGAGATGGTTCGCCTCAGCCACGAGCGCGGCCTGGATTGA
- a CDS encoding response regulator — protein MADGLSVFLVEDEALIRMMIADMVEELGHHVVAEADNVRDASAFAMTAQYDFAILDINLMGVYVDPVADLIERRGKPFLFATGYGPELLPSLLRRRPILRKPIAMDQLKIMIDSLFPDAAAKAPH, from the coding sequence ATGGCGGACGGACTCTCCGTTTTCCTGGTCGAAGACGAGGCGTTGATCCGGATGATGATCGCCGACATGGTGGAGGAGCTTGGCCACCATGTTGTCGCGGAAGCGGACAACGTGCGCGATGCTAGCGCCTTTGCGATGACCGCGCAGTACGATTTCGCGATCCTCGACATCAACCTGATGGGCGTTTACGTCGATCCGGTCGCCGATTTGATCGAGCGTCGCGGCAAGCCATTCCTGTTCGCCACCGGTTACGGGCCGGAACTACTGCCGTCCTTGCTCCGGCGCAGGCCGATCCTGCGCAAGCCGATAGCGATGGACCAGCTCAAGATCATGATCGACTCGCTGTTTCCGGACGCGGCCGCCAAAGCCCCGCACTGA
- a CDS encoding sugar phosphate isomerase/epimerase family protein, which translates to MSKPVLGAALSIKSIPAHRDWLLERQRDLEIQDFFRADLLDGDWRSAATEIKQMLSGHTGRLGIHGPFWGFKIDSHDPMIRQAVTKRLLQGLDTAEFLGATQMVVHSPFTTWDHNNLDLYPDNRSNIVERVKATLAEVTARAETIGCEIVIENIEDKDPRDRVRLAKALESSKVRVSLDTGHANYVHISTGAPPVDYYVETAGDMLTHVHLQDTDGFADRHWAPGEGNIPWVAVFRALGRLASNPRLILELRNHDDVRKGAAHLAALGLAE; encoded by the coding sequence ATGTCGAAACCGGTGTTGGGCGCCGCACTATCGATCAAATCGATCCCCGCTCATCGCGACTGGCTTCTGGAACGACAACGCGATCTCGAAATCCAGGATTTTTTCCGCGCCGATCTGCTCGACGGCGACTGGCGCAGCGCCGCCACCGAAATCAAGCAGATGCTCTCAGGCCATACCGGCCGCCTCGGCATCCACGGCCCGTTCTGGGGCTTCAAGATCGACAGTCACGATCCCATGATCCGCCAGGCCGTCACCAAGCGCCTGCTGCAGGGCCTTGATACCGCTGAATTCCTCGGCGCGACGCAGATGGTGGTGCATTCGCCGTTCACGACCTGGGACCACAACAATCTCGATCTCTATCCGGACAACCGCAGCAACATCGTCGAGCGCGTCAAGGCGACGCTCGCCGAGGTGACCGCGCGCGCCGAAACCATCGGCTGCGAGATCGTCATCGAGAACATCGAGGACAAGGACCCGCGCGACCGCGTGCGTCTCGCCAAGGCGCTCGAAAGCAGCAAGGTCCGCGTCTCGCTCGACACCGGCCATGCCAACTACGTCCACATCTCCACGGGTGCGCCGCCGGTCGACTACTACGTCGAAACCGCCGGTGACATGTTGACGCATGTGCACCTCCAGGACACCGACGGTTTTGCCGACCGGCATTGGGCACCGGGCGAAGGCAACATTCCGTGGGTCGCCGTGTTCCGCGCGCTGGGTCGCCTCGCGTCGAACCCGCGGCTGATCCTCGAGCTCCGCAATCACGACGATGTCCGCAAGGGTGCAGCGCATCTCGCCGCGCTGGGTCTCGCCGAATAA
- a CDS encoding carbohydrate ABC transporter permease encodes MADVVVEQNRRVSSARSRKGGSLRNMLGRKSTVAFFLTLPLILLIALLVLYPAFYSLYLATLNKAMTKFVGLGNFTFLFKRETFWMVVKQSCIFAITAVVFKALIGFVVAHFVHNIPGKKQRKWRGMLLVPWVIPPAMSTLAWLWLFDPSYSAFNYTLSFFGVGPIPWLGDTFWARFSVILVNVWYGAPFFLIMYLAALKSVPDQLYEAAAIDGANWWQKMWYVTLPMMRNIIAITTLFSLIVTFANFDIVRILTSGGPLDTTHLFATWAFQVGIQSSDIPLGACVSLFMVPILAVAAVFILRDVSKRGNEA; translated from the coding sequence ATGGCCGATGTCGTCGTTGAGCAAAATCGCCGCGTCAGTTCCGCGCGCTCGCGCAAAGGTGGCAGTCTGCGCAATATGCTGGGTCGAAAATCGACCGTGGCGTTCTTCCTGACGCTGCCGCTGATCCTCCTGATCGCGCTGCTCGTGCTCTATCCCGCCTTCTATTCGCTCTATCTGGCGACGCTGAACAAGGCGATGACGAAATTCGTCGGCCTCGGCAATTTCACCTTCCTGTTCAAGCGCGAGACGTTCTGGATGGTGGTGAAGCAGTCCTGCATCTTTGCGATCACCGCGGTCGTCTTCAAGGCGCTGATCGGCTTCGTCGTCGCGCATTTCGTCCACAACATTCCCGGCAAGAAGCAGCGCAAATGGCGCGGCATGCTGCTGGTGCCCTGGGTGATTCCGCCGGCGATGAGCACGCTGGCCTGGCTGTGGCTGTTCGATCCGTCCTACAGCGCATTCAACTACACCCTCTCCTTCTTCGGCGTCGGTCCGATCCCCTGGCTCGGTGACACTTTCTGGGCGCGCTTCTCCGTCATCCTCGTCAACGTCTGGTACGGCGCGCCGTTCTTCCTGATCATGTATCTCGCCGCGTTGAAATCGGTCCCCGACCAGCTCTACGAGGCGGCCGCCATCGATGGCGCCAATTGGTGGCAGAAGATGTGGTATGTCACGCTGCCGATGATGCGCAACATCATCGCCATCACCACGCTGTTCTCGCTGATCGTCACCTTCGCCAATTTCGACATCGTGCGCATCCTGACCTCGGGCGGACCTCTGGATACGACGCATCTGTTCGCCACCTGGGCGTTCCAGGTCGGCATCCAGAGCAGTGACATTCCGCTCGGCGCCTGCGTCTCGCTGTTCATGGTGCCGATCCTCGCTGTCGCAGCGGTTTTCATCCTGCGCGATGTCTCCAAACGCGGGAACGAAGCCTGA
- a CDS encoding alpha/beta fold hydrolase — protein MVERTGQQPGEAGRGPDVPMLWPFAAARLAMDACFWWLERGPAEQGEGELPWTTPGTTALELATMRLRDCSRTRSGQPALVCAPYALHRALIADFAPGHSVVQSLQQGGVERIYLTDWRSATPDMRYLSIDSYLGDLNVAVDEIGDPVDLVGLCQGGWLSLLYAARFPAKVRRLVLAGAPVDLSVESRLSQLARNAPEIVYDQLVARGGGNVSGEEMLHVWSKAPSRDDMAAALQKALSDEESAALLARFDRWNTETLNLPGTYYLQIVNWIFRENRIASGNFTALGREIDLKDVKSPTFLLAGLDDEVVPATQALATASLIGTPPAFVAAASEPSNHLGLFMGARIHAHAWPRIAEWLRNDLSSVLARSA, from the coding sequence ATGGTGGAGCGGACCGGCCAGCAGCCCGGCGAAGCGGGCCGTGGTCCCGACGTCCCTATGCTGTGGCCTTTTGCGGCGGCACGGCTCGCCATGGACGCCTGCTTCTGGTGGCTGGAGCGCGGCCCGGCGGAGCAGGGCGAGGGCGAACTCCCCTGGACCACGCCCGGGACCACGGCGCTGGAATTGGCCACAATGCGGCTGCGCGATTGTTCGCGGACGCGATCCGGTCAACCGGCCCTGGTCTGCGCGCCATACGCGCTGCATCGGGCCCTGATCGCCGATTTCGCACCCGGCCACAGCGTGGTGCAGTCGCTGCAACAGGGCGGCGTCGAACGGATCTATCTCACCGACTGGCGCTCTGCCACGCCGGACATGCGCTATCTCTCGATCGACAGCTATCTCGGCGATCTCAACGTGGCCGTCGACGAGATCGGCGACCCGGTCGATCTCGTCGGGCTCTGCCAGGGCGGCTGGCTCTCGCTGCTCTATGCGGCCCGCTTTCCGGCCAAGGTGCGCCGGCTGGTGTTAGCAGGTGCGCCGGTCGACCTCTCGGTCGAGTCGAGGCTGTCGCAGCTCGCCCGCAACGCGCCCGAGATCGTCTACGACCAGCTCGTCGCGCGCGGCGGCGGCAATGTCAGCGGCGAGGAGATGCTGCATGTCTGGTCCAAGGCGCCAAGCCGTGACGACATGGCGGCGGCGTTGCAGAAAGCCCTCTCTGACGAGGAGAGCGCGGCCCTGCTCGCGCGCTTCGACCGCTGGAACACCGAAACGCTCAATCTGCCGGGCACCTACTATCTCCAGATCGTCAACTGGATCTTTCGAGAGAACCGCATCGCATCAGGCAATTTCACGGCGCTCGGCCGCGAAATCGACCTGAAGGACGTCAAGTCGCCCACCTTCCTGCTGGCCGGGCTCGATGACGAGGTCGTGCCGGCTACGCAGGCGCTCGCGACCGCCAGCCTCATCGGCACGCCGCCGGCCTTCGTCGCAGCGGCCTCCGAGCCCAGCAACCATCTCGGCCTGTTCATGGGCGCGCGGATTCACGCCCATGCCTGGCCCCGGATCGCGGAATGGCTGCGCAACGACCTCTCCAGTGTGCTGGCGCGCAGCGCCTGA
- the pncA gene encoding bifunctional nicotinamidase/pyrazinamidase → MKITDRDVLLVIDVQNDFCTGGALAVPGGEKVVPAINRIAQKFANVVLTQDWHPGDHISFAPNHAGRQPFQTIELDYGTQVLWPTHCVQGTAGAEFHRELEVTHANLVVRKGFRRGIDSYSALFENDHKTPTGLLGYLRERELKTVFVAGLALDFCVRFSAEDARKAGFEVAVIEDACRGIDLDGSVAATHHSLRELGISIVSLEAFL, encoded by the coding sequence ATGAAGATAACCGACCGCGACGTGCTGCTGGTGATCGACGTGCAGAACGATTTCTGCACGGGTGGGGCGCTCGCTGTTCCCGGCGGAGAGAAGGTCGTCCCCGCCATCAACCGGATCGCCCAAAAATTCGCCAATGTGGTGCTGACGCAGGACTGGCATCCGGGCGACCACATCTCCTTCGCGCCGAACCATGCAGGCCGCCAGCCGTTCCAGACCATCGAGCTCGATTACGGCACCCAGGTGCTCTGGCCGACGCATTGCGTGCAAGGTACGGCCGGCGCCGAATTCCATCGGGAGCTCGAGGTCACCCACGCAAACCTTGTGGTCCGGAAAGGCTTTCGCCGCGGCATCGATTCCTACTCGGCGCTGTTCGAGAACGACCACAAGACGCCGACCGGCCTGCTCGGCTATCTCCGGGAACGCGAGCTGAAGACGGTTTTCGTCGCCGGCCTGGCGCTCGATTTCTGCGTCCGCTTTTCCGCGGAGGATGCGCGCAAGGCGGGGTTCGAGGTTGCCGTGATCGAGGATGCCTGCCGTGGCATCGACCTCGACGGCTCGGTCGCAGCGACCCATCACAGCTTGAGGGAGCTCGGTATTTCCATCGTCAGCCTGGAGGCGTTCCTGTGA
- a CDS encoding ABC transporter substrate-binding protein: MSRKTLTRRQFVAATAMSSTALIAAPYVRGAYAAGKLSIGFWDHWVPNANDASTALVKEWADKEKVEVSIDYITSNNKKIELTAAAEAQAKSGHDILQMPSWWPHAYSENLEPLNDVMEPLIKQNGEVNGTVKYLGQSGGKWLAVPATPGSQIKGPCSRIDLMKKHAGIDVQEMYPAGSPPKADNWTLETFLKAAEACHKAGFPFGIGLGETTDSVDTAGAIFQSFGAELVNAKGDVTVKTDAVRQALEFYKKLIAVLPADAPSWDDASNNKWLISGRGAMIMNPPSAWAVAKRDAPQVAEQCWTHGFPSGPKGRFAPFLPYFWGVWSFGKNKEAAKSLLVHLSSPAAIEKFVAASGGYDLPAYANMTKFKTWAEEGPPKGTLFHYPDPYHQQTLSIAASPAPPKIAQQIYFQATLTKMALRFAQGEKMETALAWAEDECEGFMRT; the protein is encoded by the coding sequence ATGTCACGCAAGACACTGACGCGACGTCAATTTGTGGCTGCCACTGCAATGTCCTCCACGGCGCTGATCGCAGCGCCCTATGTCCGAGGCGCTTACGCCGCCGGCAAACTCTCGATCGGCTTTTGGGACCACTGGGTGCCCAACGCCAACGATGCTTCCACCGCGCTCGTCAAGGAATGGGCCGACAAGGAAAAGGTCGAGGTTTCGATCGACTACATCACCAGCAACAACAAGAAGATTGAGTTGACCGCGGCGGCTGAAGCGCAGGCCAAGTCCGGTCACGACATTCTCCAGATGCCGAGCTGGTGGCCGCACGCCTATTCCGAGAATCTCGAGCCGCTCAACGACGTCATGGAGCCGCTCATCAAGCAGAATGGCGAGGTCAACGGCACCGTCAAATATCTGGGACAGTCGGGCGGCAAATGGCTCGCCGTGCCGGCGACGCCAGGAAGCCAGATCAAGGGCCCCTGCTCCCGCATCGATCTCATGAAGAAGCATGCGGGCATCGACGTGCAGGAGATGTATCCGGCCGGGAGCCCGCCGAAAGCGGACAATTGGACGCTGGAGACGTTCCTGAAGGCGGCGGAAGCCTGCCACAAGGCCGGCTTCCCGTTCGGCATCGGTCTCGGCGAGACCACCGACAGCGTCGACACGGCGGGGGCGATCTTCCAGTCATTCGGCGCCGAGCTCGTCAATGCCAAGGGCGACGTCACCGTCAAGACCGACGCGGTGCGGCAGGCGCTCGAATTCTACAAGAAGCTGATCGCCGTGCTGCCGGCGGATGCGCCGTCCTGGGATGACGCCTCCAACAACAAATGGCTGATCTCGGGCCGCGGCGCGATGATCATGAACCCGCCGAGCGCCTGGGCCGTCGCCAAGCGCGACGCGCCCCAGGTCGCCGAGCAATGCTGGACGCATGGCTTCCCGTCCGGACCGAAGGGCCGTTTCGCGCCGTTCCTGCCCTATTTCTGGGGCGTTTGGAGCTTCGGCAAGAACAAGGAGGCGGCCAAGAGTCTGCTGGTCCATCTGTCCTCGCCCGCGGCGATTGAAAAGTTCGTCGCGGCGAGCGGCGGGTATGATCTCCCCGCCTACGCCAACATGACGAAGTTCAAGACCTGGGCCGAGGAAGGCCCCCCGAAGGGTACGCTCTTCCACTATCCGGATCCCTACCATCAGCAGACACTGTCGATCGCGGCGTCACCGGCGCCGCCGAAGATCGCCCAGCAGATCTACTTCCAGGCGACGCTGACCAAGATGGCGCTGCGCTTTGCGCAGGGCGAGAAGATGGAAACGGCGCTCGCCTGGGCCGAGGACGAGTGCGAGGGCTTTATGCGAACCTGA
- the glk gene encoding glucokinase: protein MSIGKTGNILLADIGGTNARFALSNGEQIGPIDYVKVADHPTVREAISDVLRRADGEKPLRAVLAVAGPVTNNRCVMTNSPWVIDGNELQPALGFDSVHVLNDFEVVAWSLPALQPADLIPLGGQNGMSGEPLLVVGPGTGFGVSCLVERHGSRLAVVTEAGHATLPAENEREERVIAAMRRRFGHVSIERGALSGSGMQALYEAMAEIDEAQVPQRDAAAVTKAALDGTCELSRATLEMFCAILGSVAGNLAVTFGARGGVYIAGGIVPRFPDFLSASAFRARFEAKGRFQDYLRNIPTRLIVKPDASFVGLKMFADHNLD from the coding sequence ATGAGTATCGGCAAGACAGGAAACATTCTTCTCGCCGATATCGGCGGCACCAATGCGCGCTTCGCGCTGAGCAATGGCGAGCAGATCGGCCCAATCGACTATGTGAAGGTCGCCGACCATCCGACGGTCCGCGAAGCCATCTCCGACGTGCTGCGGCGGGCCGACGGCGAGAAGCCGCTCAGGGCCGTCCTCGCTGTTGCCGGTCCCGTCACCAACAACCGCTGCGTCATGACCAACAGCCCGTGGGTGATCGACGGCAACGAGCTCCAGCCGGCGCTCGGCTTCGACAGCGTCCACGTGCTCAACGATTTCGAGGTGGTGGCCTGGTCTCTGCCCGCCTTGCAGCCGGCCGACCTGATTCCGCTCGGCGGCCAGAACGGCATGTCCGGGGAGCCGCTGCTGGTGGTCGGGCCCGGGACCGGCTTCGGCGTCTCCTGTCTGGTCGAGCGCCATGGCTCCCGGCTGGCTGTCGTCACGGAGGCCGGTCATGCCACCCTGCCGGCGGAGAACGAGCGCGAGGAACGCGTCATCGCCGCGATGCGCCGGCGTTTCGGCCATGTCTCGATCGAGCGCGGCGCCCTCTCCGGCTCCGGGATGCAAGCCCTCTACGAAGCGATGGCCGAGATCGACGAAGCCCAGGTGCCGCAACGCGATGCGGCAGCAGTCACCAAGGCGGCGCTGGACGGGACTTGCGAGCTCAGCCGCGCGACGCTGGAGATGTTTTGCGCCATCCTCGGCTCGGTTGCGGGCAACCTCGCGGTGACCTTCGGCGCCAGAGGCGGCGTCTACATTGCCGGCGGAATCGTGCCGCGCTTTCCGGACTTCCTTTCGGCTTCAGCGTTCCGCGCGCGCTTCGAAGCCAAGGGGCGCTTCCAGGACTATTTGCGCAATATCCCGACGCGCCTCATCGTAAAGCCCGATGCAAGCTTCGTCGGCCTGAAGATGTTCGCCGATCACAACCTGGACTAA
- a CDS encoding carbohydrate ABC transporter permease encodes MSTLAIDKAGPTRKLGSMSRDRAWALRWSYFFLVLFAIFFLTPPVYMLITSLKSSAEISAATNPWWVFHPTLSNYVELLTSNQFLRFFWNSSIISIVVVIVTMLISIPAAFALARMKFWGSATLATGVFLTYLIPDSLLFIPLFKMLAVIQDFTGIALLNRWYVLVFIYPTLTVPFCTWIMIGYFASIPKELDEAAIIDGASWLQTLLRIFIPVALPGLIAATIFAFTVSWAQFLYPLVFTTSIDQLVLPVGITTTLIKGDVFNWGQIMTGALLGAAPPLIIYAFLMDYYIAGLTAGATKG; translated from the coding sequence ATGAGCACACTGGCAATCGACAAGGCCGGACCAACCCGTAAACTCGGCAGCATGAGCCGGGACCGCGCCTGGGCGCTGCGCTGGTCCTATTTTTTCCTGGTGCTGTTTGCGATCTTCTTCCTGACACCACCGGTCTACATGCTGATCACCTCGCTCAAGAGCAGTGCGGAGATTTCGGCGGCGACCAATCCATGGTGGGTGTTTCACCCGACCCTGTCGAACTATGTCGAGCTCCTGACCTCGAACCAGTTCCTGCGCTTCTTCTGGAACTCGTCGATCATCTCGATCGTGGTCGTGATCGTGACGATGCTGATCAGCATTCCCGCGGCGTTCGCGTTGGCGCGGATGAAGTTCTGGGGCTCGGCGACGCTCGCGACCGGCGTCTTTCTCACCTATTTGATCCCGGACAGCCTGCTGTTCATTCCGCTGTTCAAGATGCTGGCGGTGATCCAGGACTTCACCGGCATTGCGCTCCTGAACCGCTGGTACGTGCTGGTGTTCATCTATCCGACCCTGACCGTGCCGTTCTGCACCTGGATCATGATCGGCTATTTCGCCTCGATTCCGAAGGAGCTCGACGAGGCCGCGATCATCGACGGCGCCTCGTGGCTGCAGACTCTGCTGCGGATCTTCATTCCGGTCGCCCTACCGGGACTGATCGCAGCGACGATCTTCGCCTTCACGGTCTCCTGGGCCCAGTTCCTCTATCCCCTCGTGTTCACGACCTCCATTGACCAGCTCGTGCTGCCGGTCGGCATCACCACGACACTGATCAAGGGCGATGTCTTCAACTGGGGTCAGATCATGACCGGCGCGCTGCTCGGCGCGGCGCCACCGCTGATCATCTACGCCTTCCTGATGGACTACTACATTGCCGGCCTGACCGCCGGCGCGACAAAGGGTTGA